In the Sebastes fasciatus isolate fSebFas1 chromosome 12, fSebFas1.pri, whole genome shotgun sequence genome, TAAATCAGAGCTGCGTGATAACACCACGAGTAAAGTGATGTGAATGATGAGGGCAATAAGCATCAGAGTCCTTTCATGCTTTCATTTCACTCATCTAGAACAGTTCAATAAGTTTAGAAATCAATTACTGGTATACAGAATTCAAgatcacaataaaacaaacagaggaggaaggaaaggaaacaaaTCACAGCTAGTCAGGTACTTATCgtggtattattattacactCTCAGCTTTAGGGAGATAACCTTTAtcttctaataataaatattaaccGGAGGAAGAGAAAGCCAAATTGTGACTTCTGGGAAGCCCCACACCCAACGCACAGACTCAACTAGAAAGTCACTTAATGATGTTCTGAGAAACTGACGAGATGAGACGGAACAGGAATTTCTGTGCCCAAGATGCTTGAAAATATACATCACGAAATGAATATACACATACTTTATATACCATAAGTGCATAGTAAATTAAAATCCAcattcatacatacagtacaagagTTAAATAGAATGAAACATAAGTAGTGCGGGGGACTGTTTCCAATGCTCCAAATAACAAGCAATGGATAAACTGTACGCCAAGCTGCATCTATATTAAGATAACATCTATGATCATCTGTGATGCTATGAGAAGAGAGGCTATAGTCCAACTGATACTGGATGTTTGAGATGgatacatagactgtatataagaggaggacgtagtcacagtgacgtcactCGTTGGTTTGTgcactgacgttttgaagccttgagttcggcattttggccgtcaccatgttggtgttttgcaaccagaagtgacacaagagagtggagctaagcacaaccgaatgctgaataagatattttcaggcgaccaaaaaggtaataattaacttccatgaagtgaaaacacactgtgaaagagttaaagttgttgCTGTTGGCCGTTTGATTTTCTAATTCAATCGTTGAGTAAATGTGAACAGTCTCCTATACTTGGGAGTCAAAGCTTAGTGCTCCAAGTTGGACAACAAGCTCAGTGCCTGTAGCCCCACCAGGTAAATAACCACCAGCTGCCACTGCTTAACGGTGGTGTTAATAAGGAGGTCTGACTCAAGGAAATAAGACTCACCCTCTCCTGCCTCTGTTCTCATCTGGACGCCGCTGTGGCGGGTTGTCGTCTCGGCCGTAGCGCCGTCCGATGTCGTCGAGGTTGTCCATGGAGCGGGCACGAACACGATCCCCCATGTACCCTCCACCTTGACGCGGGTAGTCGTCGCGGCGGCGGCCTTGCTGGGAAACACTGCTGATGGTGCTCATGGCTTCATCCCTGTCATAGACCGTGGCCAGAGGTGGCGGCTGGGAACGCCCCCCGCGGCCTCGAGGATCCATGCCATCGTGCAGGGAACTGACTTCGGTCATAGCATCCACTGAgcggggaaaaaaacagagaagaaaagaCGGTAAGTTGAACAGAGGAAATAAAACGGTGCAGGATAAGCAAACTAAAGCCCCGTTAGGACGGGATTTAACATCACAGAGAAAGGTGTGGAATGAAATATTCACTTAGTTATTTCACTCCTCTTTCCAGACGGCATTTTAACCATCAGGAAATCACAGGATATGGTCTGAAATAGACATTCAATATTAAACAGGACTACGCCTCCACAGGGGGGCGCCGGAGAGTTCTCAGAGACATTACTCAGTCAAACATGAGACACATTGATATCATTCATTGTGACTTACACTTCCCGAGGATATCATCATATCCAATGTTCATCACAAATAAATGTCCATAAATCCCCTTAGAAGCTCATAGAGAAAAGACGCTTCAGAACTTGGCTGAGAATCATCACATTTTAAAGTTTCCTACAGCATTatagtaatccagtgatagttgtctgtacattaaagggtgtgttgcaaacaggaactgctaataGATAATTCGGTATACTTTTATTGGtgccaatttgccaaaatgtaaacaaatacaggctAAAACAGTGAAAAGAAAACGGTAACTAGCTACCTGTATCTGACATTACAGCAGCCCATTTGATGAGGTTTTGCTTTTCAGTTCATCATTTTCACACAAAGGTCAAATTTCAAACCAGAGGACCAGCCAGTATGAAACGCTAAAAACAGGTACTTGCGGCTGTAATTGTGGAAAATTACCCAATCCATGACCGTTAACGTGAAACTGAGTTCAGTCTTTTTGTGAGTGTACAACAACATGACATACTGTTAGGGTTTTCCCCATCACTACTAAAATTCAAGTCAAGCATGACACGCTGCAAACTTGTTCTGCAAGTCGATGGAGTAATTCAAATACTGTGGATGTTTACAGTCGGGGACGTTATTAATGTCAGTTAAACGATGCAGCACACGACCTTCAGTCCACCGtaatctgaacacacacacacactcacactttaaggcgagacactacagggaaaaaaacattgtttttcatacacagaaaacattcaaaatacacatttaggtgtttattttactacgtTGTCTATTTGCatttgtagatttctcctaaattcaccaaaagttagcattagatagtGCTTCATTgccatatttaaacataacatttcagaaaacttgtatataaaaaataattaatcgtaatgtcagtaatcaaccgGGGaaatttcatggtgatatctattagttaacattttttttttttaccatattcacctgaagtgttttcaaaatgtatagacttttacaatccatatttttaaaggctgttttctcaaaataaggtttttctcagactctgagccagaactCTCCTCTTCAGTAGCTCTTACAtgcaccaaactttccagtttcattcctctctatattctgaaggtttttacagagcactttgttcatatatcattgatagcctgatttatagaacattttataaCTTAAAAACATGGCTAAAATAGTTTTTGTTTTAtagctgttgacagtattttctgatttatgcagtgataaaaaaaaaaaagagatctctgtaaaaacctttgactctaatgtgtcaacaaaaagaaaaccagAATATTGAGCCTGTCTTTATCCAACGTTCAGATTTATGTTCTGGacatgtatgcaaattagcacatatttaataagataatgtctcatttgcatatttaaacataaaatatcGGAAaatttgtaatacaaaaaataattgcgttaatgtcagtaatcaactggggaagtttcatagtGGCATCTATTATTTTAACcacagatggccgcccgccctgagcccggttctgctccaggtttcttcccagtaatcggggagtttttcctggccagagcgcgcttggtggatcctgttgggtctctaaactatggtgtaactataacagaagttatctcaagacgttttatatatatatatatatatgtgtgtgtatatatatatatatatatatatatatatatatatatatctatctcaGCCATCtgctgagtgagagagagagagagagagagagagagagatatatatatatataaagcgtctggAACTGTAAACTTGACTGAGGCAGTAGTTAAGTGGCTGCCTCTTAACTCTTGACAGCTTTTACCAGAAGTTGATTTATATTCCTCCCACAGTAGTCTGCGGGCGGCACGGTAACCGTGACCAGAAGAACAGGAAGTGATCTGTCACTCACAGCGTTTGTAGTTTCCAGGTCTGGATGGGTCCATGTTGGCCAGCTCCCTCTCCATATAGTAAATGGCACGTGTGGCGTTCCCGTCGGGGTCCACCTGGATACGATACCCGCTGCGAGCTGgtgagaagaagagaggaagtcAGATTTCAGCTTCGGCAGCTTCATGCAAATACATaagggtgtaaatcacaagtttcatcacaatacaatattatatcgaCTCGTTGGACGACGATACGATACCTACTGATATCACAAAGCCACAATATGATTTCAATCCAATTCAATTCAGGGGACAGCGATTgatatgagacaatatcatatCAGATACTTTGATATAATtttacaaaaagcaactaaattaTGATTTGACATGGTGCGAGTGTTTTGTCGAAGTCATCGGCCTCGGCTCGGCTCGGCATATCCACACGGCCTGTCAGACACTAGTGGCTCCGTTTATAAACAAACATGATGCTAATCCCATTATCATACTGTTTATTACTAATGCAATACCAGATGGATTTAGCGTCATGACGCATATTGTTACTATATAACTACTACAACTGTTActatataaatagaaaatataatagtataatattttatttatatagagcTTGTTTTCCGTACCATGtgcacatatactgtagatcAGGGGTGGGCCACAATGAGTTTTAAAATTTGACAGACGGGCCGGGCCAGTATCAGATGGATGgagagtgtttgtgtgaacTAATATAAATTACATGTAAAAGCCATTAactaaaaagtaaagaaaacttACATTTAATTTCAGTGGGAACAGTGTTGTTGGTCACCCTTTTTTGCCAGTGCATCAAAGTTTGGTGTCAATTCTAAACCAATCCCACCTACTGCGCACAGAGGTTTAAgggaaaaacagtaatttatgaaaaaagaaaatgaaaacgcCCTTTTAAACACAAGGGGGAATACAAGGCAAAAACCTTGTCTAAATAAAAAGTACCGAAAGATAGATTCGAACCCCGGCCTACCGCGGTAAgagcgcccgctctaccaggtgagctataACACACAGTGGTCTCGCAGATTAGAAGAACAATCCATTCATTCAAGGTGAAGACCGTGGTGATGGTCAGAGTGAGGTCGAAATAgatcttaattttttttaataagtgctattagagtgttcgtactggggagtggGATCAACTGAAACGCCGGGTATTGCAGGAAAAAGGCAAAATGAATGCGGTCTTTACTATAATTTGGACAATTTTGTACCAATATTCGACGGGCCGGATTAAAAAGCCCAACGGGCCGTATACGGCCTGCAGGCCGTAGTTTGCCCATACCTGCTGTAGATCCTAGAAGGAAATCAGAAAAAGTACCTAAGCTAGGATGATATTTTAACATAATCACACCGCCAAAAATATCTGTTTAAATAAGTCGCTTGATCTTTTCGCTTCACTTCAAGAATGATACTAGTGAGAAACCACACTGGAAACATATCTTACTGTTGTACCATTTGATGTGTGAAAACATTTCTCATTGGGAAGGTTTTGCGGTGGCAAGGCCagaatacatgaatacaaagacagcagtttgtgttttcttttctcattttactcaCTAGGGTCCCCTCCACCGTCGTGGTCATGCAGCAGAGGCACCTGGGAGCCGTGTCCAACTGCACAGACACAACAAAGCACATTTTAAACAAGGATTCAACAAagctttaaattaaaaacattatgtAGGGGAAATTTATGTCGTCATGAAACTAGTCAGTGACTAATCCGTTGACATTCAGTCAGGACAGAAAAACAACTCTCACCCGAGCTGGCGCCGTCGTAATCTCGACTGTAACCATTGTGCGGAGGTGGCGGTCCAGCCCCGTTGGGTAGTGGAAGCAGAGGCATACCAGGCTGGTGCATCAGCGGGCCACCGTATGCCGGCTGAGCATACATACTGGGAGCATACATGGTGGGAGCATAGTGGCTCATTGGAATACCTCCTTTCTTCACTGCTTTTCCTGCCTCGTACACTGCGAAATAATGGCATTTGGTtaaagtggaaagaaaacatgacTGTGTGGAACAGTAGAAACATCTCATATGTCATTGGCATTTCCTGTCGGTACTCACATGCTCGTGGGCAGCAGCAGCGGTCGGGGCAGCAGGGGCAGCTGATGTAGCAACAACAGGTGTGTGGACAGCACTGACACCAGCAGATCCCGATcaggagcagcagcaacaaGAAGCCCAAAACCACCACAACGACCAGGAGCCAGTCTGTGTGGGCCAAtagatacatttatttatatcaaatatttactttattaAGCCACAAAACTTGATTTTTCTCCTTTAACAGGTAAAATAAGTCCAGAAAACaagaagacatttttttatatttattaggggtgtaagaagaTATCAAAAATTTAGAGTATTGCGATATTGAAACAATGATACTAGTTAACATGCAAAGATTGcatgtcattttttattttgattgcatgatttgcaaagagatgccccctctcaaagtagtgctgtgatgttggatgttacagggactctgattcatgcaaatgcagatcccactgttctgattgcattcaAATGTTTACTTTGTTTTCTCATATTTTAATCAGAAGGTGGGGCGTTCTTTATACTAGGACAGtcttcctaaaattagattttttaaaaatcgcaatatatcgccttgcttacttAATAGTGAGATTTACCGATACATTACAGTTGGGGCTGTCAAAAATTAACGCGaaaataacgcattaacgcaaatacctttcaacgccactaatttctttaacgcataaacgcaatttgcgatttcggaggttgtagcgggctcagggttaaagctagagtgaagatgttGGCACcgtatgaaactacaaaaccttaGCTGGCGAATGAAGCtaattaacgctccaaacttacgctgaattttggcgaggaaaaactgtcctttttttaaggggtcccttgacctctgacctcaagatgcgtgaatgaaaatgggttctatgggtacccacaagtctccccttacAGTTCCCcattgggcttgagtttgccattttatgatttaaagcatatctttatgctaaatgcagtacctgtgagggtttctggacaatatttgtcattgttttgtgttcctAATTgatttttccaataataaatatgtacatacatttgcatagagaaagcatatttcatatttgtccactcccatgttgataagaggattaaatacttgacaaatctccctttaaaaggtacattttgaacagataagaaatgagcaattaatttgcaattgatTTAATTGAACAGAATCTCTCCCGGTAGTGAAATGTAAATTTATCTGGACAGAAAGTATCGGTTGTTTGTGTCGGTCTTATTATAGGCCGGGCTGTTTATCAGTGGAAACAAATCTCAGATTTCATTTCTGTTATTGAGCGTTCAGCTCAACAGAACATGCTGGCTACAGTGGTAAGAAGTAGTAAGGTTTTGTCAAACCGGTAAAGCCGGTTCGTCCTTATACTCGGGGCATTATTTCACTCTGCAAGTCTGTTCAGGCAGCACATGCCACTTAGCAAAGAGACAACAAACACCAAAGAGAGGGGGACAACATGTCCGCTTAAATTAATCAACTAAAATGGAAACTGGACTGTTTGGAgtgtaaaaacttttttttgggcCGTGTACATGTGATAAGGAAATGTGTGCTGAATGCCCTTCTATTGCAACCAGGCAGCTGCAGACCAAAGAAAGTCAAACATGGGAGCTGAGCCACAttaaagaaagagaaacagagttAGATAAGGAGGGAGTGAGAAAGTTAAGTATGTCAGTGAAGTCTAACAGAAGCAGAACAGTTGGGTTtgcataaatgtattattgaaCTACCTGCAACAGGATGTTTGGGTGCAGGGGCCTGTGCTCAAGATGAGTCATAGTGGTGTTTTGTCTGTTAGTGTGTATTTTGAGTATGATCTTTGCTAGGAATCTTCGGTATGCCTACTGCCCAAATGATTCAACTTTAAACTCACAATGAGAGAGACCTCAAAAAATACAGCCAGGGTGATGTGTAAGAAATGTTTCCAATCCAATCTCCTTTACATATAAACCTCATACACCTCTACTGTGGGACTAAAACATGACTGAGCGCCATCAACAGGCTTGTACTACCTTCCATAACCAGTAAGTCAATGCCAGGCAGGAGGTCAGTGGTATTTGACTTTCTCTCTGTGAAAGAAAGATAAAGCCACAATTACTTAAAAGTGGTATTGATCTGTTTTTATTGCCTACAACGAATGACTCTAAAGACTTATTCAGAACCAGTCTGCTGGCATGTATCCTCTGTGCTGACTGTACCACACACCATTTAGTCACTTGCCAGGTTTATTTGGAACTCTGAATTATTTGGAAACCTTATGTGTCATCGTACTGTATGAGTGTGAACGGGAGGAGGAAAGTGAAGCATAGGAGAATcacagagagggaaaaagaagaagcaagttgtgtctatatatatatatatatatatatatatatatatgcgtgACCACATCCGCCTACAACTGTAACTTACCGAGTACAATTAGCTCTGTGTAGTCTTCGCCGTTTCCTGAAAGGTCCTGGGAAGAGACCACAGAGCAGACGTAGACGCCGCTGTCGCCCCATGCCGTCTGCGCGATATTCAGGTCTGCATCTgtgagagacaacagagacacaggTTTGATTTTAGTTTTCAAATGGCTACAGTATTATTACAATCACATAAGAATGGGatctgatgataataataatccttGTTAAGTTGCAGTGTTTTGTAGGGCTGCCACCTCTTagttggttgttttggtcttagtcgactcaGATTtcttagtcattttttatgctttttttcatgctgaatttccaagaaactcacgagcacatctctggtaaacaagaCTAGAGTGGTGCTTTTTGTAGTATTGTGACATCTCAAgcaataaaaaaattactcaacaAATACTTCTGCCCATTTCGAGTGTGTATTCTTTTACATTGAGGCAAACTCACTATTTCTTTAGAACAGGGCTGTCCAAAGTGGGGCCCGCAGGCCAAAGTTGGCCCGCCCTCAGGTTTGATTCGACCCGCCAGATGTTagcaaattcttctttttttattaaaagacccaaccgactttactgtcttttgaagGCCGTACCAGGCTCGGGTTTATGGTTAGAAGAtcgtggcatcatatgaaactagaaaacctccaTTAAAAAGGACTACAttataccaatcatgtcatgctagcttgtcaggaaggaggctaacacTCTAAATTgggttaaattttggcgaggaaaaactggcatgaccattttcaaagtggtcccttgacctctgacctcaagatatgtgactgaaaatgggttctatgggtacccacgagtctcccctttacagacatgcccactttataataatcctaTGCAGTTTGgtgaaaaacatgcagtttttttaaatgcagtatacatgtgttatttttgcctattctaaaaatggtgtattttaatatttctgcatactggggccCCTAAACATTCttagaaatgcataaattgcaTAAAAttagcccaattgtattcagcaggtgggttttaagggactaattatgtaaaacatattcaattaagggaagtaccattttgcatcttaataatacaatacaatacaatataataggTGTTTAATTTTGGCCCATGGCCCTCCATTCATcattcctcttcatcccctatgGGCGATAAGGCTTCAATGAGCTCTCTCCATTGTATTCGGTCCTTGGCAGCCCtccattgagttccagttttggccctccaagggaaaagTTTGGGCACCCTTGCTTTAGAACTATAAAATTGTCTCCGTGATGAAAACACTCTTGGTCTCaaggttttatttttataaatttaacAATGAACAATGCACAGATCCTTACGACTTTTCTTTTAATCCAGGTCCACTCCTATAAATGCCATTTTCCacagacatttacataaaaattaacacattttacacaaatTTCAAGTGAAAACTGAAAACAGTAATGTCTTTGTCAAATGCTAAGCCGGTCCCGTCAATCATTAATAGAAAGAAAAATGGGTGTTTGTCAAAAGAAAATCGATGGAGTAGACAAAGTACTGTAAAGCTTTGCACAgcagtgggtgtgtgtgtgttgtgaggaCACATCTGGAAACAAGTCGTGtgaaaaactgttttgtttCGTGAAGATCGCGTGGAAAATATGCACGCTGCAATGACCACGAAACCTGAACTACATACCCTGACACATTTCATTCTGGACCTCAGGAGGCAGATCTGGCAGTTGCACCTCAGTACATGCATGTTCAAGTTTTAGACTATCATAAGTTGTCATGATACTTTTACTCTGTTCCTCATTTTCAAAGCCTCCCTTCGGCTAGTCAGGCCTCCAGCTAACTCATTGAGCTGTAAAGTCCCTCTGCACCAGGTCATTGTCTGAGTCATTGTCTGTAACTGCAGCACGTCTAAAATCTCAGGGACTGACTGAACACTTGTACCATTGTCTCTATATCTTTTGTGTAATATTGCATATCTATTAATTCCTACATCTGATCTTGTTTTCTTGGTATTGCTAATGTTTTTTTACCTGTAAAAGACTTTGCAGATTGAGAAATACCACAAAAACGGCACAGTGTTGTTTCACATGCATGGAGGcagatagtaatcatatcacatccatacattgtcagtagtaaacagctgttaaataataataacaataaccatATTTTGtatcacgctggtatcagatcggtactgcCGATACCACAAGTTTGGGTATCAGAAGTGGTATcggggaggaaaaaaatggtatcgaaCATCTCtacacattatactgtatatctattgTTTTAAAAGCTTATATCAGTCGACATCAACACATTTCTAAATGAATTATGTGTCCACCTCTCAGATGTAGCTGACGAGAACTTGTTAAGAAGGACAGTTGCTCCAGAAAGGACCTGTTATAAATGTGTTAGTTTCAGGTTGTTCCCCTCGAGTACGCCACCCCCACATTTAATTGCTGTGCTTACTAAAAATATCTCAATTTCTGCAACAGTTTGATTCACATACGACTCATCATGTCCATCCTTTCTGTCTCACGTGGACATATTCATACTGATTCATGTTTGACAAGGGGATGCACACAGATAGAACGAGTTACTTAACGCTCTGACACAGTAAGAAACTAGTGTATAGAGATTAAATATGAGGGAAGAGACAGTCACTGACAGAATAGATATAAAATCATTCACCACTTTTGACTTGTTTGGCGCAAAGTCTGCGTAAAAGATCATAAGTTGTGGTTATAAGTCTTTAAACTTTTTCCATAAAATCAAGTTCAAATGGCAATTCAAATAATTTGTGTGAAGGAATAAAACTTGGTTTAATATTCtcattaatcatttggtctgtaaaacattagaaaagtgaaaaatgcTCACTGCAATTTCCTCAAGTTAAAGTTGATCTCCCTCATATGTCATGTTGTGTTcgacagtaaacagtaaaatctcaagatattcaatttactattaCGTTTGACTTAAATGAttaactgattatcaaaatagttgccagataattttctgttgatcgactaatcgttgcagctctttCGTTATGTTGATAACTTTGACTGATTTCATAGCGAca is a window encoding:
- the lsr gene encoding lipolysis-stimulated lipoprotein receptor isoform X1, whose protein sequence is MLWAVIIAALMATESTMAISVQCPTKRYIVILFQPVTLICNYQTTATQPPVVTWKYKSYCRDPIQAALNPSSAENILSQSNPNYDANIECADSQRTVRIVASKEGNAVTLGSDFQGRKISILNNADLNIAQTAWGDSGVYVCSVVSSQDLSGNGEDYTELIVLERKSNTTDLLPGIDLLVMEDWLLVVVVVLGFLLLLLLIGICWCQCCPHTCCCYISCPCCPDRCCCPRALYEAGKAVKKGGIPMSHYAPTMYAPSMYAQPAYGGPLMHQPGMPLLPLPNGAGPPPPHNGYSRDYDGASSVGHGSQVPLLHDHDGGGDPTRSGYRIQVDPDGNATRAIYYMERELANMDPSRPGNYKRLDAMTEVSSLHDGMDPRGRGGRSQPPPLATVYDRDEAMSTISSVSQQGRRRDDYPRQGGGYMGDRVRARSMDNLDDIGRRYGRDDNPPQRRPDENRGRRGSDDGWSSSARSGQSRDFDDRRRRDYSPEDRRRGDGGGYGALPGKRSRSRDDLMDLEKDRRGRREDYDDSFLREAMERKKIGEQQRARSRERLDSESDRSDRGRAPRGPPPLPQMPPSGHPGRRDDYPPPPPPPYSDNESMSSSKKTNLRKNGAVSRESLVV
- the lsr gene encoding lipolysis-stimulated lipoprotein receptor isoform X2, which gives rise to MLWAVIIAALMATESTMAISVQCPTKRYIVILFQPVTLICNYQTTATQPPVVTWKYKSYCRDPIQAALNPSSAENILSQSNPNYDANIECADSQRTVRIVASKEGNAVTLGSDFQGRKISILNNADLNIAQTAWGDSGVYVCSVVSSQDLSGNGEDYTELIVLDWLLVVVVVLGFLLLLLLIGICWCQCCPHTCCCYISCPCCPDRCCCPRALYEAGKAVKKGGIPMSHYAPTMYAPSMYAQPAYGGPLMHQPGMPLLPLPNGAGPPPPHNGYSRDYDGASSVGHGSQVPLLHDHDGGGDPTRSGYRIQVDPDGNATRAIYYMERELANMDPSRPGNYKRLDAMTEVSSLHDGMDPRGRGGRSQPPPLATVYDRDEAMSTISSVSQQGRRRDDYPRQGGGYMGDRVRARSMDNLDDIGRRYGRDDNPPQRRPDENRGRRGSDDGWSSSARSGQSRDFDDRRRRDYSPEDRRRGDGGGYGALPGKRSRSRDDLMDLEKDRRGRREDYDDSFLREAMERKKIGEQQRARSRERLDSESDRSDRGRAPRGPPPLPQMPPSGHPGRRDDYPPPPPPPYSDNESMSSSKKTNLRKNGAVSRESLVV